A window from Cryptomeria japonica chromosome 1, Sugi_1.0, whole genome shotgun sequence encodes these proteins:
- the LOC131049408 gene encoding uncharacterized protein LOC131049408 isoform X2 gives MGGGRDARIASDSDSLEDVNSILCADKVKQCRQVSRELGVLRNEIITGESCQTTTEVLFNVSVCTQFCKVRDDVDSRMAKLNGEVRHSEVGFEGKNREGDDRESCKSSASVNQLVENYLENEFGSEDATLNELRSLWGLEDDSREERRRAEMYRKIIHKRSILKMRSGKIQDEKERLLRYKPGSWLVETGGMNRCDYRIPTVTTLLLVGPKGAGKSTLINNILRVLSSGNERIDGAQVFYKSSSESGSYFLQEYTVPQASKSFCVFDSRGLSQSVAKDFPVLKKWMVNGIRHGEMVVRSSDDDTVRMSMKHKAREGHYKLSKIRKVNFVIFVVSALSIIQIMDNGDIRSSDTLVKLFNCPYISFKDDKPIVAMTHGDELNDSDRIRAHIFLGQLLGVSAVDQVYDISDDHDLVTDMSLLDMLGCSLQRADRNLPYKEKDGLQQFLSLVKELTAGAEWLSKRDEFRSCVIVVMLAILMWIQYSSRPKEPKIEWHRIRHLWYG, from the exons ATGGGTGGTGGTAGAGATGCTAGAATTGCTTCTGATTCTGATTCCTTGGAGGATGTAAACTCAA TTCTGTGTGCAGACAAAGTGAAGCAATGTAGGCAAGTTAGCCGAGAATTGGGTGTTCTGCGGAATGAAATTATCACGGGAGAAAGTTGCCAAACAACTACAGAAGTCCTCTTTAATGTGTCAGTTTGCACCCAATTTTGTAAGGTCCGTGATGATGTTGATTCCAGAATGGCAAAATTGAACGGTGAAGTCAGACACAGTGAAGTAGGTTTCGAAGGGAAGAATCGAGAGGG GGATGACAGAGAAAGTTGTAAGTCAAGTGCATCAGTGAATCAACTAGTCGAGAACTACTTGGAGAATGAATTTGGATCTGAGGATGCCACTTTGAACGAACTAAGGTCTCTGTGGGGGTTAGAGGATGATTCTAGAGAAGAGCGAAGGAGAGCAGAGATGTATCGCAAGATTATTCACAAGCGTTCTATATTGAAAATGCGATCAGGGAAAATTCAAGATGAGAAGGAAAGGCTATTAAG ATACAAACCTGGGAGTTGGCTTGTAGAGACTGGTGGTATGAATAGATGTGATTACCGAATTCCAACTGTTACAACACTGTTGCTCGTTGGGCCAAAAGGAGCTGGAAAAAGTACTCTTATTAATAATATACTACGGGTTCTCAGTTCTGGAAATGAAAGAATAGACGGAGCTCAAGTTTTTT ACAAGTCATCTTCTGAAAGCGGGAGCTACTTTCTCCAGGAGTACACAGTTCCCCAAGCCTCTAAATCATTCTGTGTTTTTGATAGCAGAGGCTTGTCGCAGAGTGTTGCTAAGGATTTTCCCGTCCTTAAGAAATGGATGGTGAATGGTATCCGTCATGGAGAAATGGTTGTAAG GTCATCTGATGACGATACCGTGAGAATGTCAATGAAGCACAAGGCACGTGAAGGGCATTACAAGCTCAGCAAGATAAGGAAAGTCAATTTTGTGATATTTGTTGTGAGTGCACTTTCCATCATTCAAATTATGGACAATGGGGATATACGATCTTCTGATACACTGGTGAAACTTTTCAACTGTCCATATATTTCCTTCAAAG ATGATAAACCTATAGTTGCCATGACACATGGAGATGAACTCAATGATTCTGATCGTATTAGAGCCCATATTTTTCTAGGACAGTTATTAGGTGTCTCAGCTGTTGATCAAGTTTATGATATTTCAG ATGATCATGATCTGGTTACAGACATGTCACTACTAGATATGCTAGGGTGTTCCTTGCAGCGAGCAGACAGAAATCTTCCTTACAAGGAAAAAGATGGGTTGCAACAATTTTTATCCTTGGTAAAG GAACTCACTGCAGGTGCAGAATGGCTTTCAAAGAGAGATGAATTTAGAAGTTGTGTGATTGTGGTAATGCTAGCCATTCTAATGTGGATTCAGTATTCATCCCGTCCAAAGGAACCTAAAATTGAATGGCATCGTATCCGCCATCTGTGGTATGGCTGA
- the LOC131049408 gene encoding uncharacterized protein LOC131049408 isoform X1, with protein sequence MGGGRDARIASDSDSLEDVNSILCADKVKQCRQVSRELGVLRNEIITGESCQTTTEVLFNVSVCTQFCKVRDDVDSRMAKLNGEVRHSEVGFEGKNREGDDRESCKSSASVNQLVENYLENEFGSEDATLNELRSLWGLEDDSREERRRAEMYRKIIHKRSILKMRSGKIQDEKERLLRYKPGSWLVETGGMNRCDYRIPTVTTLLLVGPKGAGKSTLINNILRVLSSGNERIDGAQVFYKSSSESGSYFLQEYTVPQASKSFCVFDSRGLSQSVAKDFPVLKKWMVNGIRHGEMVVRSSDDDTVRMSMKHKAREGHYKLSKIRKVNFVIFVVSALSIIQIMDNGDIRSSDTLVKLFNCPYISFKDDKPIVAMTHGDELNDSDRIRAHIFLGQLLGVSAVDQVYDISVTFLNADDHDLVTDMSLLDMLGCSLQRADRNLPYKEKDGLQQFLSLVKELTAGAEWLSKRDEFRSCVIVVMLAILMWIQYSSRPKEPKIEWHRIRHLWYG encoded by the exons ATGGGTGGTGGTAGAGATGCTAGAATTGCTTCTGATTCTGATTCCTTGGAGGATGTAAACTCAA TTCTGTGTGCAGACAAAGTGAAGCAATGTAGGCAAGTTAGCCGAGAATTGGGTGTTCTGCGGAATGAAATTATCACGGGAGAAAGTTGCCAAACAACTACAGAAGTCCTCTTTAATGTGTCAGTTTGCACCCAATTTTGTAAGGTCCGTGATGATGTTGATTCCAGAATGGCAAAATTGAACGGTGAAGTCAGACACAGTGAAGTAGGTTTCGAAGGGAAGAATCGAGAGGG GGATGACAGAGAAAGTTGTAAGTCAAGTGCATCAGTGAATCAACTAGTCGAGAACTACTTGGAGAATGAATTTGGATCTGAGGATGCCACTTTGAACGAACTAAGGTCTCTGTGGGGGTTAGAGGATGATTCTAGAGAAGAGCGAAGGAGAGCAGAGATGTATCGCAAGATTATTCACAAGCGTTCTATATTGAAAATGCGATCAGGGAAAATTCAAGATGAGAAGGAAAGGCTATTAAG ATACAAACCTGGGAGTTGGCTTGTAGAGACTGGTGGTATGAATAGATGTGATTACCGAATTCCAACTGTTACAACACTGTTGCTCGTTGGGCCAAAAGGAGCTGGAAAAAGTACTCTTATTAATAATATACTACGGGTTCTCAGTTCTGGAAATGAAAGAATAGACGGAGCTCAAGTTTTTT ACAAGTCATCTTCTGAAAGCGGGAGCTACTTTCTCCAGGAGTACACAGTTCCCCAAGCCTCTAAATCATTCTGTGTTTTTGATAGCAGAGGCTTGTCGCAGAGTGTTGCTAAGGATTTTCCCGTCCTTAAGAAATGGATGGTGAATGGTATCCGTCATGGAGAAATGGTTGTAAG GTCATCTGATGACGATACCGTGAGAATGTCAATGAAGCACAAGGCACGTGAAGGGCATTACAAGCTCAGCAAGATAAGGAAAGTCAATTTTGTGATATTTGTTGTGAGTGCACTTTCCATCATTCAAATTATGGACAATGGGGATATACGATCTTCTGATACACTGGTGAAACTTTTCAACTGTCCATATATTTCCTTCAAAG ATGATAAACCTATAGTTGCCATGACACATGGAGATGAACTCAATGATTCTGATCGTATTAGAGCCCATATTTTTCTAGGACAGTTATTAGGTGTCTCAGCTGTTGATCAAGTTTATGATATTTCAG TCACTTTCTTGAATGCAGATGATCATGATCTGGTTACAGACATGTCACTACTAGATATGCTAGGGTGTTCCTTGCAGCGAGCAGACAGAAATCTTCCTTACAAGGAAAAAGATGGGTTGCAACAATTTTTATCCTTGGTAAAG GAACTCACTGCAGGTGCAGAATGGCTTTCAAAGAGAGATGAATTTAGAAGTTGTGTGATTGTGGTAATGCTAGCCATTCTAATGTGGATTCAGTATTCATCCCGTCCAAAGGAACCTAAAATTGAATGGCATCGTATCCGCCATCTGTGGTATGGCTGA